The Nocardioides houyundeii genome includes the window CGAACACGACCGGAGACACCCATGACCGTCCTCGACAACGCCCCAGCGGCACCCCTGTCGGTCGCGATGCGCGAGGGATCGCAGGCCCAGCACAGCGCCGCGGAGAGCTCGACCTTCATCTCCGACCTGATGGGCGGGCGGATCAACGAGGCGGGGTACGTCAACTACCTCCGGTCGCTGCGCGCTGTCTACGCCGCGCTGGAGGAGACCGGACGCGCCCTGGCCGCCGACCCCCTCGTCAGCAGGCTCCACGACCCGGTGCTGGACCGGCTGAGTGCCATCGACGCCGACCTCGCCGCATGGTCCACCGGAGCCGAGGCAGAGCAGGCCTGCGAGGGCCGGGCGGCCGTCGAGTACGCCGAGCGCATCCGCTGGACGCTCGACCACCCGGTGCGCTACGTGGCCCACCACTACACCCGCTACCTGGGCGACCTCTCCGGCGGACAGGCCATCGGGCGCATCCTGGACCGGGACTTCGCCCGGGACGGCCACGGCCTGGCTCTGTACCGGTTCGAGTCGATCCCCAAGATCAAGACCTACAAGGACGTCTACCGCGCCCGTCTGGACGGGCTCGACCTGGCTCCCGCTCAGCAGGCCGAGGCGGTCGCGGAGGTGCAGCAGGCGTTCAGCCACAACCAGTCCGTGTTCGCCGAGCTCGCGACGCACCTGGACCGCTTCGCCCGCTGAGACCGCCGCGCCGCCGCCGTTGCCGGTGCCGGTGCCCGAGCGTGACCCGACCGTGACCCGGACGTGACACCGGATGTGACAATGGGCCGCATGGCAACCACAGCACTCAAGGGATCCCCCGTCCACACCGTCGGCGAGCTGCCGGCCGTCGGCACCTCAGCACCTGGCTGGGAGCTGGTCGGCGCCGGCCTGTCCCAGCTGACCCCGGCCGATGTCGAGGGCACCCGCGTCGTCCTCAACATCTTCCCCAGCGTCGACACCGGCGTCTGCGCCGCCAGCGTGCGCAAGTTCAACGAGCTGGCCGCCAGCCTGGACAACACCACCGTGGTCAACGTCTCCAAGGACCTGCCGTTCGCCCAGGCGCGCTTCTGCGGCGCCGAGGGCATCGACCAGGTCAAGATGGGCTCGGCGTTCCGCTCCAGCTTCGGCGAGGACTACGGCATCACCCTGGCCGACGGGCCGATGGCCGGCCTGCTGGCCCGCGCGGTCGTCGTGGTGAACCCCGACGGGACCGTGGCCTACACCCAGCTCGTGGACGAGATCACCACCGAGCCGGACTACGACGCCGCCCTCGCCGCCCTGTCCTGAAGCCCTGTCCTGAAGCCCTGTACTGAAGACCTGTCCTGACAGGTCCTCGACCCGACGTCGTCCGGGCGGCCCGCGCCGCCCGGACGAAGTCGGGGCTCACACCCCTCACCGGGCCGCGCTAACGTGCGGCCATGACGTCTGACGCCGAGACCGCCCCCCTCCTGGACCGAGCCCGCACCTGGGCGGCGCAGGATCCCGACCAGCAGACCCGGGCCGAGCTCGAGGCGATCATCGCCGAGGTCGAGGCGGGCAGCGACCCCGCCGAGCTGGCGGACCGGTTCCGCGGCACCCTGGAGTTCGGCACCGCGGGGCTCCGCGGCGCGCTGGGCGCCGGACCCAACCGGATGAACCGGGTCGTGGTGATCCGCGCCGCGGCCGGGCTGGCCTCCTACCTGCGTGATCAGGGTGCGCCCAGCGGCGCGCCGGTGGTGATCGGCTACGACGCACGGCACAACTCCGACGTCTTCGCCCGCGACACCGCCGAGGTGATGAGCGGCGCCGGCTTCAAGGCCCTGGTCCTGCCGCGCCCTCTGCCCACTCCCCTGCTGGCCTACGTGATCCGTGAGCTCGGCTGTGTGGCCGGGGTCATGGTCACCGCCAGCCACAACCCGCCGCAGGACAACGGCTACAAGGTCTACCTCGGCGACGGCAGCCAGATCGTGCCGCCCGCCGACAGCGACATCGCGGAGCGGATCGCCGCCGTCGGCGCCGTCTCCGACGTACCGCGCGGCAACGGCGGGACGGTCGTCGGCGAGGAGCTCGTCGACCGGTACCTCGACACCGTCGCCGACCTGCTGGACGACGGCCCCCGGGAGCTGGAGATCGTCTACACCCCGCTGCACGGCGTCGGCGGCACCTCGGTGGTGCAGGTGCTGGAGACCGCGGGCTTCTCCGAGACCCACGTGGTGCCCGAGCAGGAGCAGCCCGACCCCGACTTCCCCACCGTGGCCTTCCCCAACCCCGAGGAGCCCGGCGCCATGGACCTCGCCATCGCCCTCGCCGGCCGGCTGCACGCCGACATCGTGGTGGCCAACGACCCGGACGCCGACCGCTGTGCCGCGGCGATCGAGGGCCCGCACGGCTGGCGGATGCTGCGTGGTGACGAGGTCGGGGCGCTGCTGGCCCAGCGACTGCTCGCCGGCGGCAAGCAAGGGGTCTACGCGACCTCGATCGTCTCCTCCTCGCTGCTGGGCAAGATGGCGGCGAAGGCGGGCCAGCCCTACCAGGAGACCCTCACCGGCTTCAAGTGGATCGGACGGCTGGAGGGCCTCGCCTACGGCTACGAGGAGGCGCTGGGCTACTGCGTGGACCCCGAGCACGTGCGCGACAAGGACGGCGTCTCGGCGCTGCTGCTGCTGTGCGCGGTGGCCGCGGCCGCCAAGGCCGAGGGACGCACCCTGGCCGACCTGCTCGACGACATCGCCGTGGAGCACGGCCTGCACGCCACCGACCAGCTCTCGGTGCGCTTCGCCGAGCTGGAGCAGATCGCCGCCACGATGGACCGGTTGCGCACCTCGCCGCCGACCACCCTGGGCGGCCTCGCCGTGGAGCGCGTCGAGGACCTCGCCCTGGGGTCGGCCGAGCTGCCGCCCACCGACGGACTGCGCTACACCCTCGCCGAGGGTGCCCGCGTCATCGTCCGTCCCAGCGGCACCGAGCCCAAGCTGAAGTGCTACCTCGAGGTGGTCATCGAGGTCTCCCCCGAGGATGGCGTGGACGCGGCCAGGATCGCGGCCGCGGGCCGCCTGGACGCCCTCAAGAACGACGTGAAGCTCGCCGCCGGCCTCTGAGGCGGCAGCACACCTGCGGCCCGGTGCCGGACCAGCCGCGCGGCCTCCGTCGTGGCGGCCCGGGGCGTCAGGGTTCTCGTCCTGAGCACGGCCAACTCTATGCTGGGTGCGTGACAGCCACTTCTGCCTCAACGACGAGCGCGGGCCAGGCAGGACCAGACATCGGCGCATCGTTCGCCGACGTCACCGGGTCCGAGGCCTCGCTGCGCCGCTTCCTCCACGGCCTCCCGGGCGTCGACCAGGTCGGTTGTGAGGCGCGAGCCGCCACCCTGGGCACCCGGTCGATCAAGACCACTGCCAAGGCCCAGGCCCTCGACCTCGCGATCCGGATGGTCGACCTGACCACCCTGGAGGGCATGGACACCCCCGGCAAGGTGCGCGCGCTGTCGTCCAAGGCGATGCGCCCGGACCCCGCGGACCCGACCTGCCCCGCGGCCGCCGCGGTCTGCGTCTACCCCGACATGGTCGCGGTGGCCAAGGAGACCCTGGGCGACTCGGGCGTGCACGTCGCCTCCGTCGCGACCGCCTTCCCCAGTGGGCGGGCCGCGCTGGAGGTCAAGCTGGCCGACACCCGGACCGCCGTCGCCGCCGGCGCCGACGAGATCGACATGGTGATCGACCGGGGCGCGTTCCTCTCCGGGCGCTACCTGTCGGTCTTCGAGGAGATCGTGGCCACCCGTGAGGCCTGCGTGCGCCCCGACGGCACCGAGGCCCACCTGAAGGTCATCTTCGAGACCGGCGAGCTGCAGACCTACGACAACGTCCGTCGGGTCAGCTGGCTGGCGATGATGGCCGGCGCCCACTTCATCAAGACCTCCACCGGCAAGGTCCAGCCCGCTGCCACCCTGCCGGTCACGCTGATCATGGCCGAGGCGGTGCGGGACTTCCGTGAGCAGACCGGGCAGATGGTCGGGGTGAAGCCCGCCGGCGGCATCCGGACCAGCAAGGACGCCATCAAGTACCTGGTGATGGTCAACGAGACCTGCGGCCCGGACTGGCTCGACCCGGCCTGGTTCCGCTTCGGGGCCTCCACGCTGCTCAACGACCTGCTGATGCAGCGCACCAAGATGACGACGGGCCGCTACTCCGGCCCCGACTACTTCACCCTCGACTGAGTCACTGAGGAAGCACACACCCATGGTCAAGGTTCCCGAAGCCACCACGCCCGCGGCGTTGTTCGACTACGCCCCCGCTCCCGAGTCCCGAGCGATCCTCGACATCCGGCCCTCCTACGGCCTGTTCGTCGACGGGGAGTTCGTCGACGGTCACGGAGCCTCGTTCAAGACGGTCAACCCGGCCACCGAGGAGGTGCTCGCCGAGGTCTCAGCCGCCGACGCGTCCGACGTGGACGCCGCGGTGCGGGCCGCCCGCCGCGCCTACACCCGCGTCTGGTCGCGGATGAGCGGCCGGGAGCGGGCCAAGTACCTCTACCGGATCGCCCGGATCATCCAGGAGCGGGCCCGCGAGCTGGCCGTCCTGGAGTCGATCGACAACGGCAAGCCGATCCGGGAGAGCCGCGACGTCGACGTCCCCACCGCGGCCGCGCACTTCTTCTACTACGCCGGCTGGGCCGACAAGCTCGAGTACGCCGTCCCGGGCAACCGGGACCCGCGCCCGCTGGGGGTCGCCGGGCAGGTCATCCCCTGGAACTTCCCGCTGCTGATGCTGGCCTGGAAGATCGCTCCGGCGCTGGCGGCCGGCAACACGGTGGTGCTCAAGCCCGCCGAGACGACGCCCCTGAGCGCGCTGCTCTTCGCCGAGATCTGCCAGCAGGCCGACCTTCCGCCCGGGGTGGTCAACATCGTGACCGGCGCCGGCGAGACCGGCCGACTGCTGGTCGCGCACCCCGACGTCGACAAGGTGGCCTTCACCGGATCCACCGCGGTCGGTCGGGACATCGCCCGGACGATCGCCGGCACCGACAAGCGGGCCACCCTGGAGCTGGGCGGCAAGGCCGCCAACATCGTCTTCGACGACGCTCCGATCGACCAGGCCGTCGAGGGCATCGTCAACGGCATCTTCTTCAACCAGGGCCACGTCTGCTGCGCCGGCTCCCGCCTGCTGGTGCAGGAGAGCATCGCCGAGGACCTGCTCGCCCGCCTCAAGCGCCGCATGGCGACGCTGCGCATGGGCGACCCCCTGGACAAGAACACCGACGTGGGCGCCATCAACTCCAGCGAGCAGCTCTCGCGGATCCGCGAGCTGGCCGAGGTCGGCGACAGCGAGGGCGCCGAGCGCTGGCAGGTCTCCAGCGACCTGCCGAGCAAGGGCTTCTGGTTCCCGCCGACCATCTTCACCGGCGTCTCCCAGGCACACCGCATCGCGCGGGAGGAGATCTTCGGCCCGGTGCTGTCGGTCCTGACGTTCCGCACGCCCACCGAGGCGATCGAGAAGGCCAACAACACCCCCTTCGGCCTCTCGGCCGGGGTGTGGAGCGACAAGGGCTCGCGCATCCTGTGGGCCGCCAACCAGCTGCGCGCCGGTGTGGTGTGGGCCAACACGTTCAACAAGTTCGACCCCACGTCGCCGTTCGGCGGCTACAAGGAGTCGGGCTACGGCCGCGAGGGCGGCCGCCACGGACTGGAGGGGTACCTCAAGTGAGCACGACCAACAACGGCCGCGCCGCGGTGCGCAAGACCTGGAAGCTCTACATCGGCGGGGCGTTCCCCCGGTCCGAGTCGGGCTACTCCTACGTCGTCAACGACTCGAAGGGGACCTTCGTGGCCAACGCAGCCCTGGCCTCGCGCAAGGACGCCCGCGACGCGGTGACCCACGCGCGCAAGGCGTTCGCCGGATGGTCGTCGCGGACGGCGTACAACCGCGCACAGATCGTCTACCGGATCGCGGAGGTGATGGAGGACCGACGTCCGCAGTTCGTCGAGACGGTCCGTCAGTCCGAGGGCCTCAGTGCCAAGCAGGCCGACCAGGTCGTCGACGAGTCCATCGACCGCCTGGTCTGGTACGCCGGCTGGGCGGACAAGATCACCCAGGTCGTGGGCAGCGCCAACCCGGTCGCCGGCCCTTACTTCAACCTCTCCTCCCCCGAGCCCACCGGCGTGGTCGCGGTGGTGGCACCGCAGCAGTCCTCGCTGCTGGGGCTGGTCTCGGTGATCGCCCCGGTCATCGTCACCGGCAACACTGCGGTGGTGCTCAGCTCCGAGGCGCGGCCGCTCCCGGCGGTGACGTTCGCCGAGGTGCTGGCCACCTCGGACGTGCCCGGCGGCGTGGTCAACATCCTCACCGGCCCGTACGCCGGCACCGCGCCCTGGCTGGCTGAGCACATGGACGTCAACGCCGTCGACCTGACCGGCGTCGCGGGCGACCCCGAGGCCGCGACGGCCTACGAGGTCGCGGCGGCGGAGAACCTCAAGCGGGTGCTGCGCGCGCCCGCTGCCGAGCCCGACTGGTACGCCGACCAGGGCATCGACCGGATGACGACGTTCCTGGAGACCAAGACCGTCTGGCACCCGATCGGCATCTGAACGTGGGGCCGCCTGAACCGCGGCTCCACCCGCCCGGGACGGCTCCCTAGCGGGACAGCAGTGCCTTGGCGAACACGTCGAGCATGTCGCGGGGGTCCTCGGCGAGGAACGCCTGGCCCCCGGTGGCCTCGGAGATCCGACGCAGTGACGGCATGTCGGCGTCTGTGCCGATCCCCACCGAGATGATGCGCACCGGCCGGGACGGGTCGGCCGACTCCTTCAGCTCCTGCAGCAGCTTGGGCAGGCTGATCGAACCGGGGTCGTCGTTCGCGCCGTCGCTGAGCAGGATCACGGCGTTGAAGTAGTTCTTGTCGTAGTCCTTCACCGCCGCCCGATAGGCGTCGATCGTGGTGTCGTAGAGCCCCGTCCCGCCCTGGGTGATCGAGAGCAGGGTGGGGATGCGGTCCCTGAGGTAGTCGTAGTGCGACTGTCCCTGGCTCTGCTCGTTGAGTCGCTTGGTGGGCGCCAGCTGCCGCCAGTCCTGGCCGTTCCCACCCTGGTTGATGGAGAACGCCCACATGCCGACCTTGGCGTGCCGGGGGAACAGGTCCAGTGCCGTGACCGCGGCCTCCGAGGCCAGCTGCATCCGGGTCTCGCCCCCGCCCGCCGGGAAGTCCATCGACCCCGAGGCGTCGAAGACGGCCAGGATCGAGGACGGCACGCTCAGCACCTGCCACCCGCCGAGGGTGCGCAGCACCAGGTCCTCCGACGGCGGCTCGTCCGCGGTGACCTCACCGAGTCCGCTCGCCTGGGTCAGGGGGGCCAGGTCCGGCCCGCGCAGGCCGAGCCCGTCCAGGGTCCGCAGCCCGTCCTCGCTGGTGAACCAGTCGGCCAGGACCTGGCCGTACTCCTTGAGCGTGCTGTTGCTGTCCCAGGCGCCGGCCAGGGGGAAGTCGAGCACCGGGGCGGAGGTGCCGGCCGAGACCAGGGTCAGCGAGGCATTGGTCTTGCGCGCCTCCAGGAAGGTCTGCTCCGAGACCGGCACCAGCTGGGTCTCGTCCACGTCGATGTCGGCCAGGTCCACGGACTTGACCGGCCCGTCGACCAGGCGGGCGCCGAACTTCTGCGCCTGCGGGATCATCGAGAGCTGCGCCTCGACGGGGTCGGAGCCCTTCTCGAGCGCCTCGGCCATCGCGGAGGTGAGCGCCAGCGCGGACGCGGCGTCCACGGTCGGGTCGTTGAGCAGCAGCCGTCCCGAGGTCAGCGCGGCGCGCCAGGACGCCGGGCCCTGGGCGGTGGGCCCGGTGGCGAGCCCCACCGGGGAGCTGGCCAGGGACTCCTGGAGCAGGGCGGTGCTCACCCCGGAGGTGGCCAGCCGGCTGAGGCGCACGCTGGAGTCGGCGAACCACAGGTCGGGGCCCTCGTTCTTCGCGAACGAGCTCGACGTTGCTGCCGGGCTCTCCTCGACCACCTCCACCTGCGCGCAGGTGTTCTCCGGGGAGATGGCCTCGAGCGCCTGGTCCAGGGCGGGCCGCAAGGCGGGCACCACGCTGATCTTGACGTCGAAGGGCTCCTGACAGCTGCCGGCGGAGGCCTCCTCGCCCTTGAGCGGGCCGCCCATGGTCAGCCAGCCGACCGCCGCGATGACCGCCAGAAGGGCTCCGACGAGGAGGACCGGCGACGCGCCCTTCTCCTCGACGTCTTGCACATGGCGTCCAGCACGCATGGCAGTGGCCCCTTCAAATTACCGACAAGTAAGTGCTCTCGACCCGAGGATACGTGCGGGGAGGCACCGGCGACATCCTTTGCTGGCACACCGTCGGGCAGACTGTCGGGGTGCATGCTCGAGCCATCGTCCTCGCCGGCCCCTCCGGTGCCGGCAAGTCCCGACTCGCAGAGCGCCTCGGACTCCCTGTCCTGCGCCTCGACGACTTCTACAAGTCCGGAGAGGACCACACCCTCCCACGCATCCAGGGTGGCGCCAATGCTGGGCTCATCGACTGGGACGACCCCGCGTCATGGCACCTGCAGGCGGCCCTGGACGCCGTCGAGGCGCTGTGCCAAGCGGGGGTGGCCGAGGTGCCGGTCTACTCCATCCCCCACAACGCCTCGATCGGCACCCGCACGCTGCGCCTGGAAGGCCACCGGCTGTTCGTCGCCGAGGGCATCTTCGCCGCCGAGGTGGTCCCCTCCTGCCGCGACCAGGACCTCCTCGCCGCCGCGTTCTGCGTGCGCCAGCATCCGGTGCTGACCTTCTGGCGTCGGCTGACCCGGGACCTGCGCGAGCACCGCAAGCCGCCACTGGTGCTGCTGCGCCGAGGTACGGCGCTGCTGCGCGACCAGCGCCGCGTGGTCGAGCACGCCGTCTCCCGCGGCTGCCGCCCGGTCCGTCCCGACGAGGCCTTCGACGAGGTCTCCCAGATGGTCGTGGGAACCCAGCTGGAGCCACGGTGACCGGACGCTGGGGCGGCGAGCTCGCCCGGCTGGACCTGCGGCAGCCCGATCAGCGCTCCTGCGGCGCGGCGGTCCTCGTGCTCGCGGAGGCGCTCGGCAACGAGCGGTACGCCCGTCGGCTGGTGGCCGGTGGTCGTCCCCGCTTCGCCGCCGAGGTGCTGGCCATGCATCGACGCGTCACCTCGGCCGTCGACGTGGCGGGACGCCCCCAGCTGCCGTGGTGGCGTGCGGTGGGCACCCCTCCCTGGGCGGTGGCCCGACAGCTGTCCGGGCGGACCGGGGTGCCGCACGTGGTACGGGCGCTCTGGCCCCACCGTCGCCGCCGTCTCCTGGCCGCGGTCCGCGCCGCGGTGCTTGCCGGCCACCCCGTCCCGCTGTACGTCGGCACCTCGAGGCTGCCGCGCCACGTGCTGCTGGTGACCGGGGCCGGCCCCCAGCCCGGGGACCCGCTGTCGGTCTACGACCCGGCCCTGGGCCGGGCCCGACGGCTCCGCGCCCAGGAGCTGGTCACGGGGTCCCTGACCCAGGGTTGGGCGGTCCCGTGGTTCGTGGTGCTGCCTGCGTCGACCTGAGCTCAGCCCTGCTCAGCTCAGGAGGGCGTCGTACCCGGGCTTTATCACCCGGTCGATGATCTCCAGCCTCTGGTCGAACGGCAGGAACGCCGACTTCATCGCGTTGAGCGTGAACCAGCGCAGGTCGCTCAGGGAGTAGTCGAACGCCTCCACCAGGTCGAACATCTCCGCGGTCATCGAGGTGCCGCTCATCAGCCGGTTGTCGGTGTTGACCGTCACCCGGAACCGGAGCCGGGTGAGCAGGCCGATCGGGTGCTCGGCGATGGAGGCCACCGCGCCGGTCTGCACGTTGGAGGCGGGGCACATCTCGAGCGGGATCCGCTTGTCCCGGACGTAGGCGGCGAGCGGTCCGAGGCGGACCGATCCGTCGTCCGCGACGCGGATGTCGTCGATGATGCGCACGCCGTGACCCAACCGGTCCGCCCCGCACCACTGGATCGCCTCCCAGATCGACGGCAGCCCGAAGCCCTCACCGGCGTGGATGGTGAAGTGGCTGTTCTCCCGCTGCAGGTACTCGAAGGCGTCGAGGTGCCGGGTGGGCGGGAACCCCGCCTCCGCGCCGGCGATGTCGAAGCCCGCGACCCCGCGGTCGCGCCAGGCCACGGCCAGCTCGGCGATCTCCATCGAGCGTGCCTGGTGCCGCATCGCGGTCAGCAGCTGGCGGACCACGATGCGCCCGTCCGCGGCGGCCACCCCGGCGTCGAAGCCGGCCTGCACCGCGGCCACCACCTCGTCCAGGGTCAGACCTGCCTCGCCGTGCTGCTCGGGGGCGTAGCGCACCTCGGCGTAGACGATCCCGTCCGCCGCCAGGTCCTCCACGCACTCGCGCGCCACCCGGGTCAGCGACGCGGCGGTCTGCATGACCGCCACGGTGTGGTCGAAGGTCTCCAGGTAGCGCTCCAGGCTGCCGGAGTCCGCGGACTGGGTGAACCAGGCGCCGAGGGCCTCGGCTTCCGCGGCCGGCAGCTCGTGGCCCACCTCGGCGGCGAGCTCGACCACGGTCTGCGGCCGCAGCCCACCGTCGAGGTGGTCGTGCAGGAGGACCTTGGGAGCGCGGCGTACCTCTTCGCGCGACGGCAGGCGGGGCGCCGGCGCGGGGGCCGACGAGTGGTCTGGGGAGGGGGGAGGTGTGATGGACATCCCGGACATCCTGCCCCACGGCAGGTTGATAGGTTCAGCCCAACCCGACCGCCCCGCGGTCACCAGGCTTGGGCGAAGGGACACACGTGCGCACTTTCAACACTCTCCAGGAAGTCGTCGCAGCTGCCGGCGAGGAGCTCGGCACCGGCGACTGGCTCCAGATCGACCAGGAGCGGGTCAACCAGTTCGCCGAGGCGACCGGGGACCACCAGTGGATCCACGTCGACGTCGAGCGGTCGGCGCAGGGTCCGTTCGGCGGCACCATCGCCCACGGCTACCTCACCCTCTCCCTGATCCCGGCGCTGGGCATGGGCGTCTTCGAGCTGGAGACCCCGGGCGCCAAGCTCAACTACGGGGTCAACAAGGTGCGGTTCCCGATGCCGCTGCGCGTCGGCAAGCGGGTGCGCTCGCACATCTCGATGGGCGAGGTCACCGAGCTGCCGACCGGCGTGCA containing:
- a CDS encoding heme oxygenase (biliverdin-producing) yields the protein MTVLDNAPAAPLSVAMREGSQAQHSAAESSTFISDLMGGRINEAGYVNYLRSLRAVYAALEETGRALAADPLVSRLHDPVLDRLSAIDADLAAWSTGAEAEQACEGRAAVEYAERIRWTLDHPVRYVAHHYTRYLGDLSGGQAIGRILDRDFARDGHGLALYRFESIPKIKTYKDVYRARLDGLDLAPAQQAEAVAEVQQAFSHNQSVFAELATHLDRFAR
- the tpx gene encoding thiol peroxidase, which produces MATTALKGSPVHTVGELPAVGTSAPGWELVGAGLSQLTPADVEGTRVVLNIFPSVDTGVCAASVRKFNELAASLDNTTVVNVSKDLPFAQARFCGAEGIDQVKMGSAFRSSFGEDYGITLADGPMAGLLARAVVVVNPDGTVAYTQLVDEITTEPDYDAALAALS
- a CDS encoding phospho-sugar mutase, which gives rise to MTSDAETAPLLDRARTWAAQDPDQQTRAELEAIIAEVEAGSDPAELADRFRGTLEFGTAGLRGALGAGPNRMNRVVVIRAAAGLASYLRDQGAPSGAPVVIGYDARHNSDVFARDTAEVMSGAGFKALVLPRPLPTPLLAYVIRELGCVAGVMVTASHNPPQDNGYKVYLGDGSQIVPPADSDIAERIAAVGAVSDVPRGNGGTVVGEELVDRYLDTVADLLDDGPRELEIVYTPLHGVGGTSVVQVLETAGFSETHVVPEQEQPDPDFPTVAFPNPEEPGAMDLAIALAGRLHADIVVANDPDADRCAAAIEGPHGWRMLRGDEVGALLAQRLLAGGKQGVYATSIVSSSLLGKMAAKAGQPYQETLTGFKWIGRLEGLAYGYEEALGYCVDPEHVRDKDGVSALLLLCAVAAAAKAEGRTLADLLDDIAVEHGLHATDQLSVRFAELEQIAATMDRLRTSPPTTLGGLAVERVEDLALGSAELPPTDGLRYTLAEGARVIVRPSGTEPKLKCYLEVVIEVSPEDGVDAARIAAAGRLDALKNDVKLAAGL
- the deoC gene encoding deoxyribose-phosphate aldolase; the encoded protein is MTATSASTTSAGQAGPDIGASFADVTGSEASLRRFLHGLPGVDQVGCEARAATLGTRSIKTTAKAQALDLAIRMVDLTTLEGMDTPGKVRALSSKAMRPDPADPTCPAAAAVCVYPDMVAVAKETLGDSGVHVASVATAFPSGRAALEVKLADTRTAVAAGADEIDMVIDRGAFLSGRYLSVFEEIVATREACVRPDGTEAHLKVIFETGELQTYDNVRRVSWLAMMAGAHFIKTSTGKVQPAATLPVTLIMAEAVRDFREQTGQMVGVKPAGGIRTSKDAIKYLVMVNETCGPDWLDPAWFRFGASTLLNDLLMQRTKMTTGRYSGPDYFTLD
- a CDS encoding aldehyde dehydrogenase family protein, with the protein product MVKVPEATTPAALFDYAPAPESRAILDIRPSYGLFVDGEFVDGHGASFKTVNPATEEVLAEVSAADASDVDAAVRAARRAYTRVWSRMSGRERAKYLYRIARIIQERARELAVLESIDNGKPIRESRDVDVPTAAAHFFYYAGWADKLEYAVPGNRDPRPLGVAGQVIPWNFPLLMLAWKIAPALAAGNTVVLKPAETTPLSALLFAEICQQADLPPGVVNIVTGAGETGRLLVAHPDVDKVAFTGSTAVGRDIARTIAGTDKRATLELGGKAANIVFDDAPIDQAVEGIVNGIFFNQGHVCCAGSRLLVQESIAEDLLARLKRRMATLRMGDPLDKNTDVGAINSSEQLSRIRELAEVGDSEGAERWQVSSDLPSKGFWFPPTIFTGVSQAHRIAREEIFGPVLSVLTFRTPTEAIEKANNTPFGLSAGVWSDKGSRILWAANQLRAGVVWANTFNKFDPTSPFGGYKESGYGREGGRHGLEGYLK
- a CDS encoding aldehyde dehydrogenase family protein, with amino-acid sequence MSTTNNGRAAVRKTWKLYIGGAFPRSESGYSYVVNDSKGTFVANAALASRKDARDAVTHARKAFAGWSSRTAYNRAQIVYRIAEVMEDRRPQFVETVRQSEGLSAKQADQVVDESIDRLVWYAGWADKITQVVGSANPVAGPYFNLSSPEPTGVVAVVAPQQSSLLGLVSVIAPVIVTGNTAVVLSSEARPLPAVTFAEVLATSDVPGGVVNILTGPYAGTAPWLAEHMDVNAVDLTGVAGDPEAATAYEVAAAENLKRVLRAPAAEPDWYADQGIDRMTTFLETKTVWHPIGI
- a CDS encoding substrate-binding domain-containing protein, whose protein sequence is MRAGRHVQDVEEKGASPVLLVGALLAVIAAVGWLTMGGPLKGEEASAGSCQEPFDVKISVVPALRPALDQALEAISPENTCAQVEVVEESPAATSSSFAKNEGPDLWFADSSVRLSRLATSGVSTALLQESLASSPVGLATGPTAQGPASWRAALTSGRLLLNDPTVDAASALALTSAMAEALEKGSDPVEAQLSMIPQAQKFGARLVDGPVKSVDLADIDVDETQLVPVSEQTFLEARKTNASLTLVSAGTSAPVLDFPLAGAWDSNSTLKEYGQVLADWFTSEDGLRTLDGLGLRGPDLAPLTQASGLGEVTADEPPSEDLVLRTLGGWQVLSVPSSILAVFDASGSMDFPAGGGETRMQLASEAAVTALDLFPRHAKVGMWAFSINQGGNGQDWRQLAPTKRLNEQSQGQSHYDYLRDRIPTLLSITQGGTGLYDTTIDAYRAAVKDYDKNYFNAVILLSDGANDDPGSISLPKLLQELKESADPSRPVRIISVGIGTDADMPSLRRISEATGGQAFLAEDPRDMLDVFAKALLSR
- a CDS encoding ATP-binding protein, giving the protein MHARAIVLAGPSGAGKSRLAERLGLPVLRLDDFYKSGEDHTLPRIQGGANAGLIDWDDPASWHLQAALDAVEALCQAGVAEVPVYSIPHNASIGTRTLRLEGHRLFVAEGIFAAEVVPSCRDQDLLAAAFCVRQHPVLTFWRRLTRDLREHRKPPLVLLRRGTALLRDQRRVVEHAVSRGCRPVRPDEAFDEVSQMVVGTQLEPR
- a CDS encoding adenosine deaminase; translation: MSITPPPSPDHSSAPAPAPRLPSREEVRRAPKVLLHDHLDGGLRPQTVVELAAEVGHELPAAEAEALGAWFTQSADSGSLERYLETFDHTVAVMQTAASLTRVARECVEDLAADGIVYAEVRYAPEQHGEAGLTLDEVVAAVQAGFDAGVAAADGRIVVRQLLTAMRHQARSMEIAELAVAWRDRGVAGFDIAGAEAGFPPTRHLDAFEYLQRENSHFTIHAGEGFGLPSIWEAIQWCGADRLGHGVRIIDDIRVADDGSVRLGPLAAYVRDKRIPLEMCPASNVQTGAVASIAEHPIGLLTRLRFRVTVNTDNRLMSGTSMTAEMFDLVEAFDYSLSDLRWFTLNAMKSAFLPFDQRLEIIDRVIKPGYDALLS
- a CDS encoding MaoC family dehydratase, translating into MRTFNTLQEVVAAAGEELGTGDWLQIDQERVNQFAEATGDHQWIHVDVERSAQGPFGGTIAHGYLTLSLIPALGMGVFELETPGAKLNYGVNKVRFPMPLRVGKRVRSHISMGEVTELPTGVQMVLKHTVEIEGEAKPACVAETVVLLLP